In Crassostrea angulata isolate pt1a10 chromosome 4, ASM2561291v2, whole genome shotgun sequence, one genomic interval encodes:
- the LOC128179714 gene encoding serine/threonine-protein kinase PAK 3-like isoform X1: MSDSFDEGEKPPAPPVRHTSTMRDGNLPQENKPLPKEPDERKKTKTPKSSNSKKLKENEKPIISNPSNFEHTVHVGFDPHTGEFTGMPESWAKLLSQSNISKMEQKKNPQAVLDVLNYYDATNKEQQEPKMKYMTNIKPPSADSMRPTLSDKFSNNVVISPQKVEQATHASEEEEEEAPPPVATRPDKTKSIYTKPIEIEEKTNGAIATNKNDKPKKRKMTDEEILEKLRTIVTIGDPNRKYTKMEKIGQGASGTVYIAIEVATGREVAIKTMNLSQQPKKELIINEILVMRENQNPNIVNYLDSYLVGEELWVVMEYLAGGSLTDVVTETCMDEGQIAAVCRECLQALEFLHENQVIHRDIKSDNILLGMDGSVKLTDFGFCAQLSPEQSKRSTMVGTPYWMAPEVVTRKQYGPKVDIWSLGVMAIEMIEGEPPYLNENPLRALYLIATNGKPEIKEKHKLSPVFQDLLDKCLEVDVEKRASASELLKHPFLRLAKPLANLQPLILAAKEAQKGH, from the exons ATGTCGGACAGCTTCGATGAGGGGGAGAAGCCCCCCGCCCCTCCCGTCAGGCACACAAGCACCATGAG GGATGGAAATTTGCCACAAGAAAATAAACCACTGCCAAAGGAACCTGATGaaagaaaaaagacaaaaactcCCAAAA GttcaaattctaaaaaattaaaagaaaatgagaAGCCAATCATTTCCAATCCCTCCAACTTTGAGCACACAGTACATGTGGGCTTTGATCCCCACACTGGAGAATTCACA GGGATGCCCGAGTCATGGGCCAAACTTCTGTCTCAGTCCAACATCTCCAAGATGGAGCAGAAGAAGAATCCACAGGCCGTGCTGGACGTGCTGAATTACTACGATGCTACAAATAAAGAACAACAGGAACCGAAGATGAAATATATGACCAACATTAAACCGCCCA GTGCTGATTCCATGCGTCCCACCCTCTCTGACAAGTTCTCTAACAATGTGGTCATCTCACCT CAGAAGGTGGAACAAGCCACCCACGCTTCTGAAGAAGAGGAAGAGGAGGCACCCCCTCCAGTGGCCACCCGGCCCGACAAAACAAAGTCAATT TATACAAAGCCAATTGAGATAGAAGAGAAGACAAATGGTGCTATTgctacaaataaaaatgataaacccAAGAAACGCAAAATGACAGATGAAGAAATTCTGGAAAAATTACGAACAATTGTTACCATTGGTGATCCAAATAGGAAATATACAAAGATGGAGAAAATTGGACAAGG TGCATCAGGAACTGTGTATATTGCAATAGAAGTAGCTACTGGGAGGGAGGTAGCCATTAAAACAATGAACTTATCTCAGCAACCAAAGAAAGAACTGATTATCAATGAAATTCTAGTGATGCGGGAAAACCAGAATCCTAATATTGTGAATTATCTGGACAGTTATTTGGTGGGAGAGGAATTATGG GTTGTCATGGAATACTTAGCGGGAGGATCTCTAACAGATGTTGTCACCGAAACATGTATGGACGAAGGACAGATTGCAGCTGTTTGTAGAGAG TGTTTGCAAGCTTTAGAATTTTTACATGAGAATCAAGTCATCCATCGAGACATCAAAAGTGACAATATCCTGCTGGGAATGGATGGCAGTGTCAAACTCA CCGACTTTGGTTTTTGTGCTCAGTTATCTCCTGAACAAAGCAAAAGGTCCACAATGGTTGGAACACCATATTGGATGGCTCCAGAGGTCGTCACAAG GAAACAGTACGGTCCAAAAGTTGATATCTGGAGTTTAGGTGTTATGGCCATAGAAATGATTGAGGGAGAACCACCATATCTTAATGAAAATCCCTTAAGG GCACTGTATCTCATAGCAACCAATGGTAAAccagaaatcaaagaaaaacacaaaCTCTCCCCTGTCTTCCAAGATCTCCTTGATAAATGCCTGGAGGTGGACGTAGAAAAAAGAGCTTCAGCTTCAGAACTTTTAAAG CATCCCTTCCTTCGGTTAGCAAAGCCACTGGCCAATTTACAGCCACTCATACTAGCTGCCAAAGAAGCTCAAAAAGGACACTGA
- the LOC128179714 gene encoding serine/threonine-protein kinase PAK 3-like isoform X2, producing the protein MSDSFDEGEKPPAPPVRHTSTMRDGNLPQENKPLPKEPDERKKTKTPKSSNSKKLKENEKPIISNPSNFEHTVHVGFDPHTGEFTGMPESWAKLLSQSNISKMEQKKNPQAVLDVLNYYDATNKEQQEPKMKYMTNIKPPSADSMRPTLSDKFSNNVVISPKVEQATHASEEEEEEAPPPVATRPDKTKSIYTKPIEIEEKTNGAIATNKNDKPKKRKMTDEEILEKLRTIVTIGDPNRKYTKMEKIGQGASGTVYIAIEVATGREVAIKTMNLSQQPKKELIINEILVMRENQNPNIVNYLDSYLVGEELWVVMEYLAGGSLTDVVTETCMDEGQIAAVCRECLQALEFLHENQVIHRDIKSDNILLGMDGSVKLTDFGFCAQLSPEQSKRSTMVGTPYWMAPEVVTRKQYGPKVDIWSLGVMAIEMIEGEPPYLNENPLRALYLIATNGKPEIKEKHKLSPVFQDLLDKCLEVDVEKRASASELLKHPFLRLAKPLANLQPLILAAKEAQKGH; encoded by the exons ATGTCGGACAGCTTCGATGAGGGGGAGAAGCCCCCCGCCCCTCCCGTCAGGCACACAAGCACCATGAG GGATGGAAATTTGCCACAAGAAAATAAACCACTGCCAAAGGAACCTGATGaaagaaaaaagacaaaaactcCCAAAA GttcaaattctaaaaaattaaaagaaaatgagaAGCCAATCATTTCCAATCCCTCCAACTTTGAGCACACAGTACATGTGGGCTTTGATCCCCACACTGGAGAATTCACA GGGATGCCCGAGTCATGGGCCAAACTTCTGTCTCAGTCCAACATCTCCAAGATGGAGCAGAAGAAGAATCCACAGGCCGTGCTGGACGTGCTGAATTACTACGATGCTACAAATAAAGAACAACAGGAACCGAAGATGAAATATATGACCAACATTAAACCGCCCA GTGCTGATTCCATGCGTCCCACCCTCTCTGACAAGTTCTCTAACAATGTGGTCATCTCACCT AAGGTGGAACAAGCCACCCACGCTTCTGAAGAAGAGGAAGAGGAGGCACCCCCTCCAGTGGCCACCCGGCCCGACAAAACAAAGTCAATT TATACAAAGCCAATTGAGATAGAAGAGAAGACAAATGGTGCTATTgctacaaataaaaatgataaacccAAGAAACGCAAAATGACAGATGAAGAAATTCTGGAAAAATTACGAACAATTGTTACCATTGGTGATCCAAATAGGAAATATACAAAGATGGAGAAAATTGGACAAGG TGCATCAGGAACTGTGTATATTGCAATAGAAGTAGCTACTGGGAGGGAGGTAGCCATTAAAACAATGAACTTATCTCAGCAACCAAAGAAAGAACTGATTATCAATGAAATTCTAGTGATGCGGGAAAACCAGAATCCTAATATTGTGAATTATCTGGACAGTTATTTGGTGGGAGAGGAATTATGG GTTGTCATGGAATACTTAGCGGGAGGATCTCTAACAGATGTTGTCACCGAAACATGTATGGACGAAGGACAGATTGCAGCTGTTTGTAGAGAG TGTTTGCAAGCTTTAGAATTTTTACATGAGAATCAAGTCATCCATCGAGACATCAAAAGTGACAATATCCTGCTGGGAATGGATGGCAGTGTCAAACTCA CCGACTTTGGTTTTTGTGCTCAGTTATCTCCTGAACAAAGCAAAAGGTCCACAATGGTTGGAACACCATATTGGATGGCTCCAGAGGTCGTCACAAG GAAACAGTACGGTCCAAAAGTTGATATCTGGAGTTTAGGTGTTATGGCCATAGAAATGATTGAGGGAGAACCACCATATCTTAATGAAAATCCCTTAAGG GCACTGTATCTCATAGCAACCAATGGTAAAccagaaatcaaagaaaaacacaaaCTCTCCCCTGTCTTCCAAGATCTCCTTGATAAATGCCTGGAGGTGGACGTAGAAAAAAGAGCTTCAGCTTCAGAACTTTTAAAG CATCCCTTCCTTCGGTTAGCAAAGCCACTGGCCAATTTACAGCCACTCATACTAGCTGCCAAAGAAGCTCAAAAAGGACACTGA
- the LOC128179714 gene encoding serine/threonine-protein kinase PAK 3-like isoform X3, whose amino-acid sequence MSEKKRSSLSQAFNTLQRRMSGGSNRLSGSNSKKLKENEKPIISNPSNFEHTVHVGFDPHTGEFTGMPESWAKLLSQSNISKMEQKKNPQAVLDVLNYYDATNKEQQEPKMKYMTNIKPPSADSMRPTLSDKFSNNVVISPQKVEQATHASEEEEEEAPPPVATRPDKTKSIYTKPIEIEEKTNGAIATNKNDKPKKRKMTDEEILEKLRTIVTIGDPNRKYTKMEKIGQGASGTVYIAIEVATGREVAIKTMNLSQQPKKELIINEILVMRENQNPNIVNYLDSYLVGEELWVVMEYLAGGSLTDVVTETCMDEGQIAAVCRECLQALEFLHENQVIHRDIKSDNILLGMDGSVKLTDFGFCAQLSPEQSKRSTMVGTPYWMAPEVVTRKQYGPKVDIWSLGVMAIEMIEGEPPYLNENPLRALYLIATNGKPEIKEKHKLSPVFQDLLDKCLEVDVEKRASASELLKHPFLRLAKPLANLQPLILAAKEAQKGH is encoded by the exons ATGAGTGAGAAGAAGAGATCCAGTTTGTCCCAGGCTTTTAACACTCTTCAGAGGAGAATGAGTGGAGGATCTAACAGACTCTCAG GttcaaattctaaaaaattaaaagaaaatgagaAGCCAATCATTTCCAATCCCTCCAACTTTGAGCACACAGTACATGTGGGCTTTGATCCCCACACTGGAGAATTCACA GGGATGCCCGAGTCATGGGCCAAACTTCTGTCTCAGTCCAACATCTCCAAGATGGAGCAGAAGAAGAATCCACAGGCCGTGCTGGACGTGCTGAATTACTACGATGCTACAAATAAAGAACAACAGGAACCGAAGATGAAATATATGACCAACATTAAACCGCCCA GTGCTGATTCCATGCGTCCCACCCTCTCTGACAAGTTCTCTAACAATGTGGTCATCTCACCT CAGAAGGTGGAACAAGCCACCCACGCTTCTGAAGAAGAGGAAGAGGAGGCACCCCCTCCAGTGGCCACCCGGCCCGACAAAACAAAGTCAATT TATACAAAGCCAATTGAGATAGAAGAGAAGACAAATGGTGCTATTgctacaaataaaaatgataaacccAAGAAACGCAAAATGACAGATGAAGAAATTCTGGAAAAATTACGAACAATTGTTACCATTGGTGATCCAAATAGGAAATATACAAAGATGGAGAAAATTGGACAAGG TGCATCAGGAACTGTGTATATTGCAATAGAAGTAGCTACTGGGAGGGAGGTAGCCATTAAAACAATGAACTTATCTCAGCAACCAAAGAAAGAACTGATTATCAATGAAATTCTAGTGATGCGGGAAAACCAGAATCCTAATATTGTGAATTATCTGGACAGTTATTTGGTGGGAGAGGAATTATGG GTTGTCATGGAATACTTAGCGGGAGGATCTCTAACAGATGTTGTCACCGAAACATGTATGGACGAAGGACAGATTGCAGCTGTTTGTAGAGAG TGTTTGCAAGCTTTAGAATTTTTACATGAGAATCAAGTCATCCATCGAGACATCAAAAGTGACAATATCCTGCTGGGAATGGATGGCAGTGTCAAACTCA CCGACTTTGGTTTTTGTGCTCAGTTATCTCCTGAACAAAGCAAAAGGTCCACAATGGTTGGAACACCATATTGGATGGCTCCAGAGGTCGTCACAAG GAAACAGTACGGTCCAAAAGTTGATATCTGGAGTTTAGGTGTTATGGCCATAGAAATGATTGAGGGAGAACCACCATATCTTAATGAAAATCCCTTAAGG GCACTGTATCTCATAGCAACCAATGGTAAAccagaaatcaaagaaaaacacaaaCTCTCCCCTGTCTTCCAAGATCTCCTTGATAAATGCCTGGAGGTGGACGTAGAAAAAAGAGCTTCAGCTTCAGAACTTTTAAAG CATCCCTTCCTTCGGTTAGCAAAGCCACTGGCCAATTTACAGCCACTCATACTAGCTGCCAAAGAAGCTCAAAAAGGACACTGA